CGGCTAGTGTCCTGTCCCTGAAGTACACGTGCTAATTCATGCATGAGAAGCTATTCAAGAAAACGCCCCTGGACACTACCGTCTTTCCGGCGAAAACCGGAATCCAGCGTTCCCCGATGCTTCTCTGGATACCGGCCCCGTATCGGGTACGGGGCAAGCTTTCCGCCGGTATGACATGGGATAGGGAACGTATTTCCGAAACAGGACACCAGGCACGCCCGTGGCTCACCGGCTCGCCAGGGCTGCTCGAAGCGCCTGACGGGCCTGCTCCATCTCCCGACGGGTGCTGCGCGCATCCTCTGGCTGGCATGAGCTGAGCATGGCCAGCGCCGCCAGCGCCTGCCAGAGCGCCTCCGCCTCCCGCCACGCCTGCCCGTGCTTCTCCATCACGTCCGTGTTCTGGAACGCCCACTCCGCGGCCTGGGCGTTGGAGAGCTTGCCGCTCAGCCATTCGTCCATGACCTTCAGGACTTGCGTCGCAAAGGTCGGGCCATCAGGACCGCCCGTTCTCCGACTTGTCACTTGCCGCCCTCCTGCCCGTGAGGGCGGAGTTCCGAGAACTCCGCCCGTCTCCCTGCGACTGCATGGTACTACGCCCCGCCGTGCGGGGCCATGTTTGACGCATCGCCCGTGAGTCCCATAGACTGGAACAGGCATCATCTTGTTATTAGATGCACGACTTATCCAACATGTAACGGGAGGGCGAATCCGGTATGCCTAAGACAGTGCACATCGCCAGGGTGGATGAACTCCAGCCCGGCCAAATGAAAGCCGTGGACGTGGACGACAAGCATATCGCAGTGGCGAACCTGGGTGGCTCCTACTTTGCCTTCGACGCCATTTGCACCCACGCGGGCGCCGCGCTCGATGAGGGCGAGATTGACGGGGAGACCGTCGTGTGCCCCATGCACGGCGGCCAGTTCAACATCAAGACCGGCGGGGTGGAGTCGCCGCCGCCCAAGAAGGCCATCGCCGTCTATCAGGTGAAGGTGGTCGGGGAGGACATACATGTAGAGGTCCCGTAGCGCCGCTGGCCCTGAAATACCCGTACAAAGTTGTCATTGCGAGGAGTCCCGACTTGTCGGGACGACGAAGTCCCGATTCCATCGGGAGAAGAGGGGTTGACCCCGCCGCCAGATTGCCACGCCGTGCGCGCGCGCTGCGGCGGCCCTCCGGAGCTTGTGGTTAGGAGGAATTCGAACCATCGGGCCTCGCAATGACATTTACAACTACAACGGCTTCGGAGACATCGCACTAGCGTGGTGTCCCCATGAGCGCTATACAGGCACCCATTACCATATTGTCATTCCCGCTTTCGCGGGAATCCAGCCCGGGAAGCCTGGATTCCGGATCAAGTCCGGAATGACGGACACTGTAAAGCTGTTGCTGAGACATCACACTAGCGCATCCGGTCCGCGCTAGCGAAGGTGGCGCTCGAAGAAGGCGGCCACGCGCGACAGGTACTCGTCCCCCGCGGTCTGGTACGACGTGTTGTGCGTCGCGCCCGGGATGATCCACATCTCGGATGCGGGATTGCGCGACGCCGCGACGTTGCGCCGCGCGTGGCTGACAGGCACCAGGTCGTCCGCCTGTCCGTGGATGACAAACACAGGCGCGCGTATCTCCATCATCGCCCTCTCCGG
The nucleotide sequence above comes from Dehalococcoidia bacterium. Encoded proteins:
- a CDS encoding non-heme iron oxygenase ferredoxin subunit, with protein sequence MPKTVHIARVDELQPGQMKAVDVDDKHIAVANLGGSYFAFDAICTHAGAALDEGEIDGETVVCPMHGGQFNIKTGGVESPPPKKAIAVYQVKVVGEDIHVEVP